Proteins from a genomic interval of Lacticaseibacillus pabuli:
- the hslO gene encoding Hsp33 family molecular chaperone HslO, with translation MGDYLVKAMTADGMFRLYAVDATETVREAQKRHDTWSAPSAALGRTLVATGLLSAAELKNKDDMLTVRVQGDGPAGMIVADGAADGTVRGYIQEPHVHLPLNLVGKIDVAQTVGKNGILAVTKLLAGGEPFTGQVPLVSGELGADFTYYLAKSEQIPASVGVSVFVNSDNTIGVAGGFLVEALPGATDEKLRKLEEDIKTLPLVSEMLRQGLKPEEILDRVAGGQRLMILGQNDFAFKCSCSKERFAKSLATLRTKELQEMIDEDGGAETTCRFCGNKYNFSADELAAIIKSKD, from the coding sequence ATGGGAGACTACTTAGTTAAGGCGATGACAGCTGACGGCATGTTCCGTTTGTACGCTGTGGACGCCACAGAAACCGTTCGTGAGGCGCAGAAGCGTCATGACACCTGGTCCGCACCAAGTGCCGCACTCGGCCGCACGCTCGTCGCTACGGGCCTGCTAAGCGCAGCAGAGCTGAAGAACAAGGATGACATGCTGACGGTTCGTGTTCAGGGCGATGGCCCTGCCGGCATGATTGTGGCAGACGGCGCTGCTGATGGGACCGTTCGCGGCTACATTCAGGAGCCCCACGTCCACTTGCCATTGAACCTTGTTGGCAAGATTGATGTCGCACAGACGGTCGGCAAGAACGGGATTCTTGCGGTGACCAAGCTGCTGGCTGGGGGCGAACCTTTTACGGGACAGGTCCCACTGGTTTCTGGTGAACTGGGCGCTGACTTTACCTACTACTTGGCCAAGTCGGAACAGATTCCAGCCTCCGTTGGGGTTTCCGTCTTCGTGAACAGCGATAATACCATTGGCGTTGCGGGTGGCTTCCTTGTTGAGGCCTTGCCTGGTGCTACGGATGAAAAGCTGCGCAAGTTGGAAGAGGATATCAAGACCCTGCCACTCGTTTCTGAAATGCTACGTCAGGGACTGAAGCCAGAAGAAATTCTCGACCGCGTGGCAGGTGGTCAGCGGCTCATGATCTTGGGCCAGAATGACTTTGCCTTCAAGTGCAGCTGCAGTAAGGAACGTTTTGCCAAGTCACTGGCGACGTTGCGCACCAAGGAACTGCAAGAAATGATCGACGAAGATGGTGGCGCGGAGACAACGTGCCGTTTCTGCGGGAACAAGTACAACTTCTCCGCTGACGAATTGGCCGCAATCATTAAGTCCAAGGATTAA